A region from the Acinonyx jubatus isolate Ajub_Pintada_27869175 chromosome C2, VMU_Ajub_asm_v1.0, whole genome shotgun sequence genome encodes:
- the ACKR4 gene encoding atypical chemokine receptor 4: MALEHNQSTDYYYEENEVNGTHDYSQYEVICIKEEVRKFAKVFLPAFFTIAFIIGIAGNSILVAIYAYYKKQRTKTDVYILNLAVADLLLLFTLPFWAVNAVHGWVLGRIMCKVTSALYTVNFVSGMQFLACISIDRYWAVTKAPSQSGVGKPCWLICFFVWMVAILLSIPQLVFYTVNHKARCIPIFPYHLGTSVKASIQMLEICIGFVIPFLIMGVCYFVTARTLIRMPNIKKSRPLKVLLTVVIVFIVTQLPYNIVRFCQVIDIIYSLITDCDMSKRMDVAIQITESIALFHSCLNPVLYVFMGASFKNYIMKVAKKYGSWRRQRQNVDEIPFDSEDPTEPTSTFSI, encoded by the coding sequence ATGGCTTTGGAACACAACCAGTCAACAGATTACTATTATGAGGAAAATGAAGTGAATGGCACTCATGACTATAGTCAGTATGAAGTGATCTGTATAAAAGAAGAAGTCAGAAAATTTGCAAAagtcttcctgcctgccttcttcaCAATAGCTTTCATCATTGGAATTGCAGGCAATTCCATACTAGTGGCGATTTATGCCTATTACAAGAAACAGAGAACCAAAACAGATGTGTACATCCTGAATTTGGCAGTGGCAGATTTACTCCTTCTATTTACTCTGCCTTTTTGGGCAGTTAATGCAGTTCACGGGTGGGTTTTAGGGAGAATCATGTGCAAAGTCACTTCAGCCTTGTACACTGTCAATTTCGTCTCTGGAATGCAGTTTCTGGCTTGTATCAGCATAGACAGATATTGGGCAGTAACGAAAGCCCCAAGTCAATCAGGAGTGGGGAAACCATGCTGGCTTATCTGTTTCTTTGTCTGGATGGTTGCCATCTTGCTGAGTATACCACAGCTGGTTTTTTATACAGTAAATCACAAGGCTAGGTGCATTCCCATCTTTCCATATCACCTAGGAACATCAGTGAAAGCATCAATTCAAATGTTGGAAATCTGCATTGGATTTGTAATACCCTTTCTTATTATGGGAGTATGCTACTTTGTCACAGCAAGGACACTCATCAGGATgcccaacattaaaaaatctcGACCCCTCAAAGTTCTGCTCACGGTGGTTATAGTTTTCATTGTCACTCAGCTGCCTTATAACATTGTCAGGTTCTGCCAAGTCATAGACATCATCTACTCCCTGATCACTGATTGTGACATGAGCAAACGCATGGATGTTGCCATCCAAATCACAGAGAGCATCGCACTCTTTCACAGCTGCCTCAACCCAGTCCTGTATGTTTTTATGGGAGCATCGTTTAAAAACTACATCATGAAAGTTGCCAAGAAATATGGGTCCTggagaagacaaagacaaaacgTGGACGAGATTCCTTTTGACTCAGAAGATCCTACAGAGCCAACCAGTACTTTTagcatttaa